The DNA region GGGCCACTGTAATGCCTATTATAACAAAGTCTTTTTCCTTATCTGCTGAAGATTGTGAGACAAAAAAGATCATTGTTACTGAttcagatgatgatgatgatgacgtcATTTTCTGTTCTGAGATTCTGCCTGCAAAGGAGACTTTGCCAAGTACCAGTGCAGTGACACAGGTCCAGCCTAACCCAGGCTCTGTTGCTATTTCAGATGTCACACCTTGTGCCAGCAGTAACTCTCCCCCTTTAACAAATGTCACACCTACTCAGAAACTTCCTACTCCTGTGAATCAGGCAACTCTGAGCCAAACACAAGGAAGTGAAAAATTGCTGGTATCTTCGGCCCTAACACATCTGACTCCTAACATTATTTTGTTAAATCAGACACCACTTACTACGCCACCAAATGTCAGTCCTTCACTTCCAAATCATATGTCTCCTTCAATCAATTTACTTGTGCAGAATCAGCAGACCCCAAACAGTGCTGTTTTAACAGGAAACAAAGccaatgaagaggaggaggaggaaattatagatgatgatgatgacactaTTAGCTCCAGTCCAGATTCGGCTGTCAGTAATACATCTTTGGTCCCACAGGCTGATATTCCCCCAAATACTACTTTTGATGGATCACTGATACAGAAGATGCAGATGCCTACACTTCTGCAAGAGCCACTGTCCAATTCTTTAAAGGTTTCAGATATAATTACTAGAAACACTAGTGATCCAGGTTTAGAATCAAAACATCTAATGGAGGGTCAGAAGATCATTACTTTAGATACAGCTACTGAAATTGAAGGCTTATCGACGGGTTGCAAGGTTTATGCAAATATCGGTGAAGATACGTATGACATAGTGATCCCTGTCAAAGATGACCCTGATGAGGGGGAGGCCAAACTTGAGAATGAGATACCAAAAACGTCTAGCAGTGAGACGGCAAACAAACGTATGAAAGTCAAACATGATGATCACTATGAGTTAATAGTAGATGGAAGGGTCTATTATATCTGTATTGTGTGCAAAAGGTCATATGTCTGTCTGACCAGCTTGCGGAGACATTTTAACATTCATTCTTGGGAAAAGAAGTATCCTTGCCGTTACTGTGAGAAAGTATTTCCTCTTGCAGAATATCGCACAAAGCATGAAATTCATCACACAGGAGAGCGAAGGTATCAGTGTTTGGCCTGTGGCAAAACTTTCATCAACTATCAATTTATGTCGACACACATCAAGTCAGTTCATAGTCAAGATCCTTCCGGAGACTCGAAGCTTTATCGTTTACATCCGTGCAGGTCTTTACAGATCAGACAATATGCATACCTCTCTGATAGGTCAGGCGCTGTGCCTGTCATGAAGGATGATGGTATTGGGTATAAAGTTGATGCTGGGAAAGAACCTCCAGTAGGGACCACATCCACTACTCAGAACAAGCCAATGACCTGGGAGGATATTTTTATTCAGCAGGAAAATGATTCCATTTTTAAACAGAATGTAACAGATGGCAGTACTGAGTTTGAATTTATAATACCAGAATCTTATTGAACTCCTTTGAAATATCAAAGTTTTGGGGTGGATTAAGGGGCAGGGCTTTGAGAAGATCTATAGAACAAATTAAGAAATTTGATCTGCTATGTCATCTGCAGGTAGTTTAGTTGGATTATATGTTGATAATTTTTAGAAGCAAATTATTCTGAAAGTTTAAGTAGATATTGAGAAGTCCCCTCCCCCAAGTATCTGTTTATATAGTTAGCTTTCAGCTCAtttaagaggcaaaaaaaaaaaaaaaaaaagcttggagaGATAGTTTCCTGAATAGAATTTGAAGCAGTATgaatgttgtttgaaaataactggAGTTATTAGCATACCCTAGTATATCTTAAACTTTCCCCTTCCGTGTTAGCACTTTACTGCTGAATTCTCAATTTTCTTACTATTGAGACTATAAATGTGTGTTTGTCTTATATATGGCATAAAAAAGTAAGCAAGAACTTATAAAGTTGttctgataaattttaaaataagactcCACATGGTTGAGTATTCTGCTAGTCCAAATGAATATCAACCtcttgcctccccccccccatgaaagTGCCATGAAGACAAGTCTCATCAAAAGAATTAGTTTTAGCTGATTAGAATTAAATCTTGCTTTTATTGTTACAGTGTGGAAGACTTTGGTGGCTGGGactagtgtatatatatatatatatatattataccttTGCTGTGTGGTCTCTGAGGGCAAAAATATCTCCGTAATGCAGACAGGAGGAGATGTAAAAAGTTCTGTTGTGtttgttaaaaaacatttttgctcTAACATGATAGAGACTGAGAGTGGAAATGAATGGAGATTGCCTTTTTGCTGGTTATGGTTAAAAATTTGTCCCatgaaatttttcaaatttcgaATCTGTAAGCCACCAAAATAAATCTTGAATTCTGTCTAGATCTTTATACATGATAGATTCCAGAAATGAGACTCCTACATCTTTTGGGTGGGAGGCTCCTGGCATATATTTTTCAATGTTCATATTAGAATCTCTAAATAGGAAGTTTTCATTGAAATAGCTGAATCCATGATTTAGTGTTTTCCTTTCAGCCAGACCTTTTTGGTTTTTACCCCTTCTAAAATAAGTTCCATTCCATCTGCAAATTGCTGCAATATTAGAGCAATCAGAAACTGTATATGGAATGTAATATAGGCTTGTTGGTTCCCATTTATCTTAAGAACAGTAAATACCACCTTTCTTCCTCTTAAAAGACATATTTAAACACTTAGAAAACagagtaaaaacttattgaagtGCTAGAACGAAAAGGAAGCAGTTTGGAAAGTATAGCCTAGCATTTATAACAGGATTAACTTGTTGAACTTCTTCTGTAAATGactttgcaaaggaaaaaaattaatagatactGAAAAAGA from Saccopteryx leptura isolate mSacLep1 chromosome X, mSacLep1_pri_phased_curated, whole genome shotgun sequence includes:
- the ZBTB33 gene encoding transcriptional regulator Kaiso, whose product is MESRKLISATDIQYSGSLLNSLNEQRGHGLFCDVTVIVEDRKFRAHRNILSASSTYFHQLFLGAGQVVELSFIRAEIFAEILNYIYSSKIVRVRSDLLDELIKSGQLLGVKFIAELGVPLSQVKSISGTAQDGDAEALPPGSSDKNLEIQKSKDEAQDNGATVMPIITKSFSLSAEDCETKKIIVTDSDDDDDDVIFCSEILPAKETLPSTSAVTQVQPNPGSVAISDVTPCASSNSPPLTNVTPTQKLPTPVNQATLSQTQGSEKLLVSSALTHLTPNIILLNQTPLTTPPNVSPSLPNHMSPSINLLVQNQQTPNSAVLTGNKANEEEEEEIIDDDDDTISSSPDSAVSNTSLVPQADIPPNTTFDGSLIQKMQMPTLLQEPLSNSLKVSDIITRNTSDPGLESKHLMEGQKIITLDTATEIEGLSTGCKVYANIGEDTYDIVIPVKDDPDEGEAKLENEIPKTSSSETANKRMKVKHDDHYELIVDGRVYYICIVCKRSYVCLTSLRRHFNIHSWEKKYPCRYCEKVFPLAEYRTKHEIHHTGERRYQCLACGKTFINYQFMSTHIKSVHSQDPSGDSKLYRLHPCRSLQIRQYAYLSDRSGAVPVMKDDGIGYKVDAGKEPPVGTTSTTQNKPMTWEDIFIQQENDSIFKQNVTDGSTEFEFIIPESY